The following proteins come from a genomic window of Novosphingobium sp. P6W:
- a CDS encoding arylsulfatase, translating to MSTLLTSPLAAQTSLVPAAPASAAQEAKRPNFLVIVADDLGWSDLGAFGGEIATPNLDALATSGVRFTGFHTAPTCSPTRSMLLSGVDNHEAGIGTMAESLGPSQIGRPGYEGYLNDRVASIAELLQQGGYRTVMSGKWHLGLTPGRGPAARGFERSFALLQGLGNHFGGDQDGAWKKAKANSVYRDDGAVTRFPIGRYSADYFADRLIGFLDEGASDARPFFAYLPFTTPHWPMQAPAETIAKYKGRYDAGYEALRQKRLVRQKELGLVALDQQPHAPDGVKPWDSLSPEQKALEARKMEVYAAMVDRMDQNVGRVIAELKRTGKYEDTVIVFLADNGPEGSEIDAPFQVRGVAGGAKKLGIDNRLENIGSATSYVGYGAGWAQANSSPSWLVKGYPTEGGTRVTAFASGKGVVGDRIARGYLSVTDVAPTLLDLAGLSQPASFKGRPILPFEGKSLVPVLENKAAEVRGPAEPVGTELFYRRALRKGDWKAVYIPKTGSTYPRDGAGEGKWQLFNLATDPAESSDMAASHAEKLAELVADWDSYAKAKGVILPAPPVSATAK from the coding sequence ATGAGCACCCTCCTGACCTCACCGCTCGCAGCGCAGACGTCCCTTGTTCCGGCTGCTCCCGCCAGCGCAGCGCAGGAAGCAAAGCGCCCCAACTTCCTGGTTATCGTCGCCGATGACCTTGGCTGGTCGGATCTGGGCGCATTCGGCGGCGAGATCGCCACCCCCAACCTCGACGCACTTGCGACCAGCGGTGTTCGCTTCACCGGTTTCCACACCGCGCCCACCTGCTCACCCACGCGCTCGATGCTCCTCAGCGGCGTCGACAACCACGAGGCCGGAATCGGCACCATGGCGGAATCGCTGGGGCCATCGCAGATCGGTCGGCCGGGCTACGAAGGCTATCTCAACGACCGCGTCGCCTCGATCGCGGAACTGCTGCAGCAGGGCGGATATCGCACGGTGATGTCCGGCAAGTGGCATCTGGGCCTTACCCCGGGACGCGGCCCTGCCGCACGCGGGTTCGAGCGATCTTTCGCGCTGCTGCAGGGCTTGGGAAACCACTTCGGCGGCGACCAGGACGGGGCTTGGAAGAAAGCCAAGGCCAATAGCGTCTACCGCGACGACGGGGCGGTTACCCGCTTTCCCATCGGACGTTATTCTGCGGACTATTTCGCCGACCGCCTCATCGGCTTCCTCGACGAAGGCGCCTCGGACGCGCGCCCGTTCTTCGCCTACCTGCCCTTCACCACCCCGCACTGGCCGATGCAGGCCCCCGCTGAGACGATCGCGAAATACAAGGGTCGTTACGACGCCGGTTACGAAGCGCTGCGCCAAAAACGCCTCGTACGGCAGAAGGAACTGGGCCTTGTCGCCCTCGACCAGCAGCCCCATGCGCCTGACGGGGTCAAGCCATGGGACAGCCTGAGCCCTGAGCAGAAGGCCCTCGAAGCGCGCAAGATGGAAGTCTACGCCGCGATGGTCGACCGGATGGACCAGAACGTCGGCCGGGTGATCGCGGAACTCAAGCGTACCGGCAAATACGAGGACACCGTGATCGTATTTCTCGCCGACAACGGCCCTGAAGGCAGCGAAATAGACGCGCCATTCCAGGTGCGCGGCGTCGCGGGCGGTGCGAAGAAGCTGGGCATCGACAACCGGCTGGAAAACATTGGCAGCGCCACCTCCTACGTCGGCTATGGCGCTGGCTGGGCACAGGCGAACAGTTCGCCGTCGTGGCTGGTAAAGGGATACCCGACCGAAGGCGGAACCAGGGTCACCGCCTTCGCTTCCGGCAAGGGCGTAGTGGGAGACCGGATCGCGCGCGGTTACCTTAGCGTCACCGATGTGGCCCCGACGCTGCTCGACCTCGCAGGCCTGTCGCAACCCGCCAGCTTCAAGGGCAGGCCAATCCTGCCTTTCGAAGGCAAGAGCCTTGTCCCGGTGCTGGAAAACAAGGCCGCCGAAGTGCGCGGCCCCGCCGAGCCGGTCGGCACGGAACTGTTCTACCGCCGCGCGCTGCGCAAGGGCGACTGGAAGGCGGTCTACATCCCCAAGACCGGCTCTACCTACCCCCGCGACGGCGCAGGGGAAGGCAAGTGGCAGTTGTTCAACCTCGCCACCGACCCGGCAGAGAGTTCGGACATGGCGGCAAGTCATGCCGAAAAACTGGCTGAACTCGTCGCCGACTGGGATAGCTACGCCAAAGCCAAGGGCGTGATCCTGCCCGCTCCGCCAGTGAGCGCGACCGCGAAGTGA
- a CDS encoding SDR family NAD(P)-dependent oxidoreductase — protein MTQNARNRLDGKVAIVTGAGMGMGAATARVFADYGAKVIVSDINAQAGEETVASIVAAGGEARFILCDVGEETQVRDLVAGTVAAFGRLDCAVNNAAITPDSLPIAEADMEVWDRVIRIDLRAVMLCMKYQIRQFLAQGGGGAIVNVGSVSSVRPQPGNSAYVAAKHGVIGLTKTGSLEYAPHGIRVNAVLPGAIDTPMLRGALESSGHTEAEFAPALSLLGRFGRPEEVAEASAWLCSDAASYVTGHSLAAEAGYLTR, from the coding sequence ATGACACAAAATGCTCGCAATCGCCTGGACGGCAAAGTCGCCATCGTCACGGGGGCCGGCATGGGCATGGGCGCCGCGACGGCGCGCGTCTTTGCAGATTACGGGGCGAAAGTGATCGTATCGGATATAAATGCGCAGGCAGGCGAGGAAACCGTTGCCTCCATCGTCGCGGCAGGCGGTGAAGCCCGGTTCATCCTTTGCGATGTGGGCGAGGAAACGCAGGTCCGCGATCTGGTGGCCGGGACGGTGGCGGCATTCGGCCGGCTCGACTGCGCCGTGAACAATGCCGCAATCACCCCGGACAGCCTGCCGATCGCCGAGGCCGACATGGAGGTGTGGGACCGCGTCATCCGCATCGATCTGCGCGCGGTGATGCTTTGCATGAAGTACCAGATCCGCCAATTCCTTGCGCAAGGTGGCGGCGGGGCCATCGTCAATGTCGGTTCGGTCAGCTCGGTGCGGCCGCAGCCCGGCAACTCTGCCTACGTTGCCGCCAAGCACGGGGTGATCGGTCTGACCAAGACCGGTAGCCTTGAATACGCCCCTCACGGAATACGGGTGAACGCTGTCCTGCCCGGTGCGATCGATACCCCGATGCTGCGCGGCGCCCTCGAATCGAGCGGTCACACTGAAGCCGAATTTGCTCCGGCCCTAAGCCTGCTTGGCCGTTTCGGCAGACCCGAGGAAGTGGCCGAAGCAAGCGCATGGCTATGCTCCGATGCCGCGAGCTACGTGACCGGACATAGTCTTGCGGCCGAAGCAGGCTACCTCACGCGGTAG